The Blautia obeum ATCC 29174 region TTCTTCGTTACCTGTATTTAAAAATTATCAAGAATTAATTTTGTTAAATGGCACAATTATGATTTTTGATTTAATAGGTGTTAATTGGCTGTTCAACATTTTTGAAGACTATATTTATATAACAGTTAGGACTCTTGCGTTTCAAATAATTTCACTTGTGCTTTTATTTGTATTTGTACAGACACCGGAAGATTATCTAATATACGCTGGCTTAATCGTTTTTGCAAATGCAGGAGCAAATATTTTTAATATTTTTTATGGAAGAAAATATGTTAGCTTTTTTAAATGTAGTAAACTTAATTTAAAGAAACATTTGAAGCCTATTTTTATCATTTTTGGAATCGGAATTGCATCACAGATATACTTAAATATAGATACAACGATGTTGGGACTCTTGAAAAGTGATTATGATGTGGGATTGTATTCAGCTGCTATAAAAATAAATCGAACATTAGGAACACTGATTTCTTCTGCATGTGCAGTACTAATTCCACGTCTTTCGTATTATATTAAGATGAAAATGGAAAAGGAATATAGAAATATTGTTAATACAACAGTTAATTATATTCTATCACTTTCTATCCCATGTGCTTTTGGCGGTGCACTATTAAGTTCAGAATGTATATTTTTGTTTAGTGGAAAAGGATTTGAGGGCGCTGCACCGATTATGCGTATATTGTCTCCAAACATTATTTTTGCAGTGATGAATGGATTCTTGGCATACCAGATTTTTATACCATTTGGAAAAGAATTATATACATGTATTGCAACATTTGTGGGCGCCATTTTGAATGTGGTATTAAATTCTATTTTTATAATAACGTTTGGAACCAGAGGAGCAGCAGTTGCAACAGTTCTGGCAGAAATTAGTGTTTTTATTATTCTGATGTATTATATGAAGAAGTTTTATCAGGATAAGACATTATTTAAAGAAGTATGGAAATATCTGGTTGCAGGTATCTGCATGTTTATAGTGGGATTAGGGATTGCGGCATTAGGTTTAGGTCTGATCTTGAAGATACTGGTAACAGTTGTTATATGTATTATATGTTATTTTGGAGTGTTGATGATTTTAAAAGCTAAGATTGCATTTGTTGTAATTGATATGCTGAAAGCAAGAATTAAACGAAAATAATAGTTTGAGAGGAAAATATGCAGGGAATATCAGTAGTTATTCCATTTTATTGTGGAAATAGTTATTTGGAAACGATGGCAGAACAATTAAAAAAAAATATTAATAATTTTAAATCTGACTTAAAAAATGTAGAGGTAGAAGTTATTTTAGTGAATGATAGTCCATGGAGTACTATTGATGAAAGTAAATTGAGTGCTATAAAGCAAAGTTATAAAATCGTTGTTAATAAAAAAAATAGTGGCATTCATCAATCAAGAGTAAATGGAATAAATATTGCTTCATGCGATTATATTTTACTTTTGGATCAGGATGATAAAATTTCTGAAAATTATTTTGAGAGTCAATACGAAAAAGCAATGAAAGAAAATGCAGATTTAATTATTGCGAATGGAGTGCGAAAGATAGGAGATAAGAAGCATCCGATTTTTAAAAATATAAGATGGCATAAAGATGCTACAACATTAGCACCATATGTAGCAATCGGAAATGTTATAGCATCTCCTGGACAATGTCTGATTAGGAAAAATGCGGTTCCTGTATTTTGGTTGAAAAATATATTGTCAGAAAATTGTGCTGATGATATGTATTTATGGATGTTGATGCTTGGCGAGAAAAAAAGAATAGTTATAAATTCAGAATTTTTATATACACATGTGGCTACAGGAAATAATTTTTCATCGGATGAGAAACAAACGATACGATCAGAACGTAAAGTAATTACGCTGTTAGTTCAAAGCGGTTTAATTGAGAAGAAATATTTGCGATACTATAAAAAAAGATTAGATATGCGCGAAAAGTTTATGTTTGGAATAAAAAGCGGTATTTTGGCAAAAACTTATTATTGTTTATGCGAAATACAGAAAAGAATGGTTCTTATTTATTTGAGGAATACATGTAAAATTAAGTAGTCAAATGGAAGAGATGAGGGGAAAAGTGAAAAAAGTACTGATATTTGGATTGAGTTCTTTGTATGCTGGCGTAGAAGCTCTGATATTGAATTATGTAAATCATTTAGATGAAAATGAGTATGCTGTCGATTTGGTTGTTACAGAAAGAAAACCAGAGTATCTTGATGATAAACTTTTGCGTAATGTGGATATTAGAATTGTACCCAATCGTGTTAGAAATTATGTAGCATATGTAAAAAGTATGGATAAAATTGTGAAAACAGGTGGATATGATATTATATGGGCGAATTTTTGTACTCTTACAGACATTCAAGTTTTAAAGAGCGCTCAAAAATATGATGTTCCAATTCGAATTGCACATAGCCATAACTCTGAGAATATGGGGAGTTTCCTTGTAATGGCTACTCATCTAATGAACAAGAAAAAAATTATTCAGTATGCGAATAAATTTTATGCATGTTCAGATTTTGCAGGTGAGTTTATGTTTGGCAGGGAGATCGTTGAATCAAAAGATTACAAAATTATTCCTAATGCAATTGAAGCGTCTAAATATAGATTTACACCGGAAATCAGAGAACAGATTAGAGAAAAGATGCAACTCAGTAACAAGATTGTAGTTGGACATGTGGGGCGATTTCATTTTCAAAAGAATCATACACAATTGATAAAAATATATAAAAAATTTTTAGAGAAAAAATCTAACAGTATATTGCTGCTTGTTGGAACCGGAAATCTAATGGATGAAATTAAACAGTTAGTTCATCGTGAAGGCATCGAAGGAAATGTATTGTTTTTAGGAAATAGAAGTGATGTTAATGATTTAATGCAGGCAATGGATGTACTTTTGTTTCCATCATTATTTGAGGGGCTTCCGGTGACTTTGATAGAGGCACAGGCGGCAGGACTTCCCTGTGTGATTTCTGATAAAATAACAAAGCAGGCTCAAATTACAGATTTAATAAAATATGAAAGCCTTGATGCACCTTTGGAAAATTGGGTTGATGATATTGAACAGAGCTTGCTTATAAAACGGTCAGATTATTTAGGAACGATACAAAATGCAGGGTATGATGTATGTGAGTGCGCAACATGGCTTTTTGATTAGATAAATTTGATTAATAATTTGTTGTAGGAGAAAGTTACAGAGGTTTCAGACAGATGGAAATGCTATTTTGTAATTGTACCTGTGATTTTCTTATGTTCTATGTGTTTGTCTATAATATTGGATATTATTTGCAAGGAAGGTGAAAAACTGTTTAGAGGTATAGGTAAATTATCTTTGAATAAGTGAAATTAGTAGATAAAATATGAAAAAAATAAAAATAGGAATATTTTGGTCATTGTTTGTTGGAATTCAGATAGTCATAAGCATAGGATTGATATATACATTGCTGATAGTTCCGAAGACAAGAACATCGGGAATAGAGTATAATGATGATTTAGAACTAGAGGCAACAGATCCATTAGTAGAAAAAGAAGATATATTTACACAGTATTTTACTCCAAAATATAAATATGTAAATACAATTGAAGTTAGAGTAGGATTTTCAACATTTACAGAGCTATATGAATCAAATGATGTAATAATTGTAAATATAACTGATACAAATGATACGGAACTATGGGAAAAAGAAATTCCATTAACTACAGTAAAGAATTTTATTTATGTGGATTTAGATGTTAAGAAAGAATTAAAAACAGATGAGATCTATGCACTGAATATTTGATTAAAGGAAAATGCTCGATATGTAGATGACACATGGATATCAGCAAAATGTGTGTTGGTTAATTCTGACTTGGAAGAAAATAAAGACTGCTTTTTTAATAATACAAAATTGGAAGCCAGTGCGGATGTAATTTATAATTATCAATATTATGATATAATAGGAATTATTAAATATTTATGTGGCATTATTGTATTGAACAGTGTGACATATATACTGAAAAAAACAAGAAAAAAATATTGTAAAAAAACAATTAGAAATTGCACAATTATTTTATTACCAATATGTGTATATGTGCTTTATGAAAAAATTTTAGGAAACCTATTTACGGTAAGCTTGGGATATGCGGTGCTCAATATAATTATTCTTGAAGTTATATATGTTTTTTCCTGTTTCTGTGTGGAGATTCAAGAGCTGCAGGAATAATTTTTTGTATGGGGTTTACTATATTAGGATTGGTAGAGTATTATGTCCTTGAGTTTAGACAGAAGATACATTAGGTGCATATGAATCTAATGTAAAATTGAATTATAATAAAGAATATCCAAAGGCAGAAACCTATTTATCTTTGATTAATGAATCTGATAGGGCTTTAGAGACATTAATATATTATCTGCAACAACTGGATCAACCAACAATGCTGATTATATTTGGAGATCATTATCCTAATGTTGAAGAAGCATTTTACGAGGAATTATACGGCAAAAAAATAGAAGATCTTGATTTGGAAGAAACACAATTGAGAGATCAGACCCCATATATTATATGGACAAATTATGAAAGTGAATCAGTACAAGAAAACATGAGTGCAAATTATTTGGGTGCATATATATTGGAGAAAGCAGGACTTTCAATGTCTAAATATGATAAATTTTTATTGCAATTGAAAAAAGAAATTCCTATTATAGGCATGGGGGCAATTGAAGACAATAATGGTAAATGGTTTGATATGAATAGTCTTCCACAAAAATATGCAGAGCTTATTAATAATTATAAGATATTACAATATAATAAAATAAAAGATAGGAAAAATATATGTAAGGGTATATTTTCATAAATAAATTGCATGGTTAGGTGGTGGACATAAGTGACAGAATCTTTTCGTAAAAATAAAAAAGGTATTTCATTGATGGTGGTATCGTCAATATGCGTATGCGTTGAGCAGCTCCTGTGGAAAATTTCAGCAAAACAGGGGATTGTAGCGATGCTTCTTGGATTTTGTTTTTATGGAGTGGGAGCATTGGTGATGATTATGTCGTACAAATTTGGAAAACTTTCAGTTCTTCAGCCGATGCTGAGCCTAAATTATGTGCTTAGCATTGTGCTTGCTGCGATTGTACTAAAAGAGAAAGTTTCACTCGTAAAATGTATTGGGGTTCTGATAATTATCGGTGGAGTCATAATGATTGTAGGAGGTGATGAAGAATGACAATTTATTTTATCATCCTGATGATTATGACTTTTTTGGTTCAGTTGCTTCGTTGTTTCTGAAAAAGGCATCAGGAACAGAAGGGTTACTTGCACTGATTAAAAATCCGTATTTATATATAGGTGGAGACCTATATTTATTTTCAGCAGTTTTGAATATATGGATCTTAAGAGTTTTGGAATATTCAGTAGTATTGCCTCTTACTTCGCTGACGTATATATGGACGATGGTGTTATCTTATTTTATATTGAAGGAAAAAATAACAAAGAAAAAAATTGGTGGAGTTATTCTGATTTTGATTGGTGCGATATGTGTATCTCTTTGAGAAGTTAACAAGATAAAAGGAGCTTCATGCATATTAAAGAGAAAGAACTTAGATGGCCTAGATGTATAATTGCATCAGGATGTATATGAGGAAGCTTTGGTGTTGTTTTTGTATCCGCATATGCTTTGATTGGGGTTGCATTTGGTGTTTTGATACACGAAATTTGTGAATGACATAAAAATGGATTCAAAATAAAAAGGGCTATAGAAAGATACTATAAATTGATAATATCAGTTACAGTACCTGTTTTAATAGCAGTAGCTTACTTTAAATTTAATCATGCTTTAAAAATAGCGTTTGATCAGTTTTATAGATTTAATCGAGAAGTGTATCCTAAGTATTACGTAATGGGAGAAAATCTTGCACAACCGTTTATAAACGGAGTACAGTATTTTTTCGGCAACAAGAGGATATGATTTTCATGGAATAGCAGCGTGGTATGTGGCAATATTGATTGTTTGTTTATATATTGGGCTGATTGAAGAAAAACTACAAAAAATCAGTAAGCCAGTTTTAGGACTTTGCGCAATTGTTTTATTGAGTACATACATAATTTCGGTTGGAGATAATTTACTGTATACACAGGAAAGTGTATCTAAAACTGAAAGCAAAGATATTGAGTTAACTGAAAATGAGAATAACAAAGGTATTTACCTGGATTTATATGTTTCACCGTCATTATATTATGAGTATAAGGGAAGATATGCGATTAATCGAGCGGTATATATGTTACCTTGGTATATGGATTGGTATGAAAAAGATGAAATCGATGATTTGTTTACTTATAATCCCAAAGTGGTGGTTTATGATGAGGAGGAAGATGCATGGGTGTATACACATTATGCACCGGCTTTTGTTACTCAATTAGAAGAATATTATTATAGGTTTTCAAATAATAATGAGAAAGCAGGGTATAATATTTGGCTTAGAAATGATTAAGAGTATATTAAATACCTGATAAGGAGCAAAAGATGGAAACTTTAGCAATTATTGTACCGTGTTACAATGAACAGGAAGCGCTGCCATTGTTTTATAAAGAAGCATCAAAAGTTCTGGAAAAACTGGACTATGACTATAAGCTTCTTTTGATCAATGACGGATCGAAAGATAATACACTGAGTATTATGAAATCAATTGCGGAGAAGGATGAGCATGTAAAATACTTGTCTTTTTCCAGGAATTTTGGTAAAGAGGCAGCCATGTATGCGGGATTTTGCAATGCAAATGCGGACTATGTCTGTGTAATGGATGCAGACATGCAGGACCCACCGAGTCTGTTGCCTGAAATGCTGGAGATCTTACATACACAGGATTATGATTCGGTGGCTACCAGAA contains the following coding sequences:
- a CDS encoding flippase, with protein sequence MKVRSLKFNSVVNLIKTILGIIFPLITFPYASRVLGATGIGKVDYANSISNYFILFASLGIATYTIREGAKVRDDKKKLDQLVTEIFVINSISTVVAYICLFICSSLPVFKNYQELILLNGTIMIFDLIGVNWLFNIFEDYIYITVRTLAFQIISLVLLFVFVQTPEDYLIYAGLIVFANAGANIFNIFYGRKYVSFFKCSKLNLKKHLKPIFIIFGIGIASQIYLNIDTTMLGLLKSDYDVGLYSAAIKINRTLGTLISSACAVLIPRLSYYIKMKMEKEYRNIVNTTVNYILSLSIPCAFGGALLSSECIFLFSGKGFEGAAPIMRILSPNIIFAVMNGFLAYQIFIPFGKELYTCIATFVGAILNVVLNSIFIITFGTRGAAVATVLAEISVFIILMYYMKKFYQDKTLFKEVWKYLVAGICMFIVGLGIAALGLGLILKILVTVVICIICYFGVLMILKAKIAFVVIDMLKARIKRK
- a CDS encoding glycosyltransferase family 2 protein; the encoded protein is MQGISVVIPFYCGNSYLETMAEQLKKNINNFKSDLKNVEVEVILVNDSPWSTIDESKLSAIKQSYKIVVNKKNSGIHQSRVNGINIASCDYILLLDQDDKISENYFESQYEKAMKENADLIIANGVRKIGDKKHPIFKNIRWHKDATTLAPYVAIGNVIASPGQCLIRKNAVPVFWLKNILSENCADDMYLWMLMLGEKKRIVINSEFLYTHVATGNNFSSDEKQTIRSERKVITLLVQSGLIEKKYLRYYKKRLDMREKFMFGIKSGILAKTYYCLCEIQKRMVLIYLRNTCKIK
- a CDS encoding glycosyltransferase family 1 protein, with amino-acid sequence MKKVLIFGLSSLYAGVEALILNYVNHLDENEYAVDLVVTERKPEYLDDKLLRNVDIRIVPNRVRNYVAYVKSMDKIVKTGGYDIIWANFCTLTDIQVLKSAQKYDVPIRIAHSHNSENMGSFLVMATHLMNKKKIIQYANKFYACSDFAGEFMFGREIVESKDYKIIPNAIEASKYRFTPEIREQIREKMQLSNKIVVGHVGRFHFQKNHTQLIKIYKKFLEKKSNSILLLVGTGNLMDEIKQLVHREGIEGNVLFLGNRSDVNDLMQAMDVLLFPSLFEGLPVTLIEAQAAGLPCVISDKITKQAQITDLIKYESLDAPLENWVDDIEQSLLIKRSDYLGTIQNAGYDVCECATWLFD
- a CDS encoding sulfatase-like hydrolase/transferase — protein: MNYNKEYPKAETYLSLINESDRALETLIYYLQQLDQPTMLIIFGDHYPNVEEAFYEELYGKKIEDLDLEETQLRDQTPYIIWTNYESESVQENMSANYLGAYILEKAGLSMSKYDKFLLQLKKEIPIIGMGAIEDNNGKWFDMNSLPQKYAELINNYKILQYNKIKDRKNICKGIFS
- a CDS encoding EamA family transporter, whose translation is MTESFRKNKKGISLMVVSSICVCVEQLLWKISAKQGIVAMLLGFCFYGVGALVMIMSYKFGKLSVLQPMLSLNYVLSIVLAAIVLKEKVSLVKCIGVLIIIGGVIMIVGGDEE
- a CDS encoding EamA family transporter — encoded protein: MKNDNLFYHPDDYDFFGSVASLFLKKASGTEGLLALIKNPYLYIGGDLYLFSAVLNIWILRVLEYSVVLPLTSLTYIWTMVLSYFILKEKITKKKIGGVILILIGAICVSL